The bacterium genome has a segment encoding these proteins:
- a CDS encoding SAM-dependent DNA methyltransferase has protein sequence MAKKTVNKKQKSMEEALWDSANKLRGKVEPSEYKHVVLGLIFLKFASDKFEKRKQELIDEGKEKYIDMVEFYTMKNVFYLPENARWSYLKQNAKQDDIALKIDTALATVEKKNPALKGALPDNYYSRLDLDVSKLSSLLDTINNIDTLKDKEQDIVGRVYEYFLSKFALAEGKGKGEFYTPKSIVNLLATMIEPYKGKIYDPCCGSGGMFVQSVKFIESHHGNKKNIAIYGQEYTATTYKLAKMNLAIRGISANLGDVPENTFVRDQHKDLKADYIMANPPFNQKQWRAATELVDDPRWNGYEVPPTGNANYGWILHMVSKLSENGVAGFLLANGALSGGGTEYKIRRKLIENGIVEAILILPQNMFYTTNISVTIWILNKNKRSRTAEYDGVIKKYRNREKEILFMDLREMGIPFEKKYIQFSEDDILKISETYHNWQTAAQSDESRITNDELKSDHSAFSTYNSSLYKDTPEFCYSASLEEIKKKDFSLVPSKYIEFVNRDENIDFDDKMKALQKDISKLLKEEEKSKKDLLKVFKELGYEIEL, from the coding sequence ATGGCTAAAAAAACAGTAAACAAAAAACAAAAAAGCATGGAAGAAGCCCTCTGGGATTCCGCCAATAAACTGCGCGGCAAAGTTGAACCGTCCGAATATAAACATGTGGTTTTAGGTCTTATCTTCCTGAAATTCGCCAGCGACAAATTTGAGAAACGGAAACAGGAACTCATTGACGAAGGAAAAGAGAAATATATTGACATGGTGGAATTTTACACCATGAAAAATGTATTTTATCTGCCGGAAAATGCCCGCTGGAGTTACCTGAAACAAAACGCCAAGCAGGACGACATTGCTCTTAAAATCGATACAGCACTGGCTACTGTAGAAAAGAAAAATCCAGCTTTAAAAGGCGCTCTGCCTGATAACTATTATTCGCGCCTGGATTTGGATGTAAGTAAACTTTCTTCTCTCCTTGACACAATAAACAATATTGACACGCTAAAAGACAAAGAACAGGATATTGTGGGCAGGGTTTATGAATATTTCTTAAGTAAATTCGCCTTGGCGGAAGGAAAAGGCAAGGGAGAATTCTACACTCCAAAAAGCATTGTAAATCTGCTTGCTACCATGATAGAGCCTTACAAAGGTAAAATCTACGATCCCTGCTGCGGTTCCGGGGGTATGTTTGTGCAGTCTGTAAAATTTATAGAAAGCCATCACGGCAATAAAAAGAATATTGCCATATACGGCCAGGAATACACAGCCACAACCTATAAATTGGCAAAGATGAATCTGGCCATCCGGGGGATTTCCGCGAATCTCGGCGATGTGCCGGAAAATACCTTTGTCCGTGACCAGCACAAAGATCTTAAAGCCGATTACATAATGGCAAATCCGCCTTTTAACCAGAAGCAGTGGCGGGCTGCAACTGAACTTGTAGATGATCCTCGTTGGAATGGCTACGAAGTGCCGCCAACTGGTAACGCCAATTACGGCTGGATTCTGCACATGGTTTCCAAGCTTTCTGAAAACGGCGTAGCCGGGTTTCTGCTTGCAAACGGCGCGCTGTCTGGCGGGGGCACGGAATATAAAATCAGAAGAAAACTGATTGAAAACGGAATTGTGGAAGCAATTCTGATTTTACCGCAGAATATGTTTTACACGACAAATATCAGCGTGACTATCTGGATATTAAATAAAAACAAAAGATCCCGAACAGCAGAATATGACGGCGTAATAAAAAAATACCGCAACCGCGAAAAAGAGATTTTATTTATGGATCTGCGGGAAATGGGAATCCCTTTTGAAAAAAAATATATACAGTTCTCCGAGGATGATATTTTAAAAATTTCTGAAACCTATCACAACTGGCAGACTGCTGCGCAGAGTGATGAAAGTCGAATTACGAATGATGAATTAAAATCGGATCATTCAGCATTCAGCACTTATAATTCATCATTATACAAAGATACGCCTGAATTCTGTTACAGTGCCAGCCTTGAAGAGATAAAAAAGAAAGACTTCTCTCTTGTTCCGAGCAAATACATTGAGTTTGTCAACCGTGATGAAAATATTGATTTTGATGACAAGATGAAAGCCCTGCAGAAAGATATCAGCAAGCTTTTAAAAGAAGAAGAGAAATCCAAAAAGGATTTGCTGAAAGTTTTTAAAGAGTTGGGATATGAAATCGAATTATAA